The window TTTGTTTCAGTAAATTACAGCCAGATAGTAAAACTTTAAAGTAGATAGTAAAATCCATTACTGTGATTTCCCattattatcttgtagaattaactatattttactgtaaatcagtAAAACATTGTAACCTTGTTTGGTTTTAAAACACTGTAACATTGTTTGGTTTTATGAATCAGTTACTTTTGTTGCAGTCTATTACATttttggttaagcacaaagttatattcattaaaaactattttatatttcCATGTCAaccatataaaattaaataaagatgcagtgcacccaaaagtgaaaatttacAATGACATTCATGTATGATTTTCTTCACTGAGAAAATTTGTCAAAGATGATTCCtcggatttactacattttaagttaaatggttgtaaacaattgatttgggctgaatttaaacaaaaaacaattaagttgaacattattaaatataatttgttggtttaaattcaacacaaataaattatttgcaaaaatTTTGCAGagatcttttttttcagtgtattaaattatttttgaaaatgaaaccaaataGTTTTTGGGTCTGCAATTACtgttatttctaaatatcaaagAAGTGCCAATACTAGCATAAAAGTACATTTGTATTAATGTCTatgtataatgaaataaaaagagtATGAACTTCTATAATTAacatgcaaaagatatagcccttttaaCAGTAATTTGCTAATTTGTAATCATgctaatttgattaattttacaataaagttcTGAAGACACCACGTTACGGTGAATTTTTACAGTTAAATCTTGTACagtgatactaatgtaatttactgtaaaaataattacagtaaCCTTGTGAAAAGaaggattttttacagtatggCCTCAGTTGTCTCATGAGGAAGATTTTAagttaatacaatttttaattacTCTTAAAGTTCATTCCTCAAATGTATTTTCATCAGATGTTCAGTTTAcagattattaaaatactttttttcttttactaaaAGGTACTTTGGCTTCACTGTAAAATTGTGTGAgaaatatattcaaaaataaGTGTAGTAAGAGAATTTGAAAAAAGGCAAATTGTGCTTTACAAGTTGTTCAACATGGTTGGAAAGATTTCTATAAATGAGAGGGATGACACAGCCAAGTATCAATATATGGTGAACATAAAGTTCATCTAATTTGATTTACTTTTTAAGTGTTATAAttgttttttgtaaaattgtattaaaatatttttgtctatCTAGACTTTTAAAATTTTAGAgtcatgtgtatttttttatgctgaccatttttttgtaaatacatttcAAGTTAAAGCAATGAAAGACAAAGCAAGGCAAAACTTGTGGTCTCAGATTTATTGTATTCAAATTTCAAGTTGGTGTCTCGTCAATCAATACCAAATAAATCTGGTTCAACATTGTTTCAGTTTTCTTGCATTTTCCATTTATAACCGGGGATGTAAAATATGCTCTGGAAGCCAGTTGAATACAGGGGAATGTGTAAGGCAGTACAGTCACCACTTCCAACACGGAAAGTACACAAGGTTAAGGAGGGATGGTCCACATAAATCCCATTGTGCCTGTTTTTTGCTGTAACAGATCTCCCTTGAATGTGAGGTAACTGGACATTAGTAGCCCACAAGCAAttgtcatcagttattggctgacTGCCATATACATTTTATAGAAAATAGGTAAACCAACTCTGACAGCCATAGCAAAATGACAAAAGTCAGATTAGTCAGCAAAACTACAGCAGGGAGCTTGTAACAGCACAAAACATTCAAACAAGACATTCGGGAACTTGTATAGCACACCCCTGATCCAGTGAAACCATAGTACTACGTAGGTTACAGTGGTTTCTATGTGTCTCACTTTCCCTGTATATATCAGTGCAGAAATAAGACTATTCAGTGGCTTGGAGCACGATTCTTCCTGGTATCGTTTTAGTGTAGTTGGGTTGATGATTTAAAATGGCAGTGACACCACCAGACAGGAGATGCATGATACGGGTAACTACCATCAACACACAGAACAATCTAAAACTTATTTCGTGTTTAAAAAATCATCGTCCACATCTCCTCATTAACAGGGGACAGCTGTCTGGCTAAAATATAGCACCATAGATGGTTTGAGTCGTAAGAAGGTTCAGAAGGGATCTAGTTGCAGGTAAGGAAGGTTGGAAACTGTGTCGGCTGGGGGTTTGGACGGGCTTCTCCTTAATAGCGTTTACTGCTGACGGTGGTGACACTGGTTTTGCTGATGGAGCCTCCACCATACCCTGATCCAGAACCGAATCCTGATCCACTACCGTATCCTGACCCACCACTGCTGAAGCCACCGCTGTAGCCGAAACCAGAGCCGCTACCACCATAACCTGCAACAAGAAATAATAACAAATCAGACACTTATCTAACACGAGCTGAGATTACGAGATTTCGAGACAGAGATTGATTTATCTGAATATTTACCAGAGGAAACACCTCCGGAGGTCTGCTGAACATGAATGGTAGCTTGAGCTCCACCGCTGGACAGTCTGAATAAAGTAGACAATAGATTTGCTTAGTCATGGTTTTCAGCACCATGTTTTTTATGACAGTAAGTGAAGTGTTCAAGACTTCCTACCTGCTCTCCTCTCCTTCCAACAGTTTCCTGTAGGTGGCGATCTCAATGTCCAGAGCCAATTTGACGTTCATGAGCTCCTGGTACTCGCGGACCTGGCGGGCCATGTCTTGCTTGGCCCTCTGGAGAGCTTCCTCCAGCTCCCTGATGCGGAGCTTGGCATCCTTCACTGCCAGCTCTCCACGCTCCTCAGCCTCAGCAATCTGAGCCTCCAAGTTGGCACGCTAAACAGCAATATTGATTGAAGTCAGGGTCTTTCATGAATAGTGCAaactatttgtgtatttacacTTGCTCCACTCTACCTGTGCCTTGACAGCATCGATCTCGTTCTGCAGGCGGGCGATCATGCGGTTGAGTTCAGCAATCTCAGCCTTTGTTGAGCGGAGGTCATCACCATACTGACCAGCGGTGCTCTGCATCTCCTCAAACTGGAAATAATGCCACAAATAAGCACTTGCATGGACAGATGAGGTGGGATCAAAGAGTTGAAGCTTTTAGAGTTTGACCCACCTTCTGTTTGTACCAGCTCTCTGCCTCGGCACGGCTGCGGTTGGCGATGTCTTCATACTGAGCACGAACTTCAGCCACGATGGAGTCCATATCCAGGTTTCTGCTGTTGTCCATTTCTACAACAACTGATGTGTCCTTGATCTGAGACTGGAGCTCCCGGAGTTCCTGCAAATGAAAGCCAATTAATTATCCTCCCTTACAAAGAAGCAGAACTCTTCGTGTGCCAAAATACAACAGAGTTTAACTTACAGCCTCATAGACTGCCCTGAGGAAGTTGATCTCATCCTGAAGAGCATCAACCTTGGCTTCAAGCTCAACCTTGTTCATGTAGGCTGCATCAACATCCTGAAAAAAACGAGAGGACATTAATACCTTATTGCTAATAAAATGAAGTGCAAAAAAGGATACCAGAACAGAAACAGGCAAGCAATCATTACCTTCTTGAGAAGGACAAACTCATTCTCTACGGAAGCACGCTTGTTGATCTCATCCTCGTACCTGTTAAGAGATAAGACAAAGCAAGTGAGTCAATGTTGTTTATTGGTCAAATTATTCAACTACATGAATACAGCTTCACTCACTTGTTCTTGAAGTCCTCAACCAGGCCTTGCATGTTCTTCAGCTCTCCCTCCAGCTTCATCTTCTCATTTCCCAGTCCATCGAGCTGTCTGCGCAGGTTAGAGATGTATGCCTCAAACATGGCATCGATGTTGGAACGTGTGGTTGTCTGTTCTTGGAGAAGACTCCATTTGGTCTCCAGCATCTTGTTCTGCTGTTCCAGGAAGCGCACCTGAGGGGAGGAAAATCAATTACATTtgtggtttttgttttttaagcacCTTAGGGATTAAAGTGTGAagcattcttaaaaaaaatatgaattaataaagATGGCTTTGTTTGGCTTGTATGACTCATTTGTATCCCTGACTCTTTTAGTCTCTTTGTATATGCTCTCGGGAAGCATTGTTTAGAGCAATACAAATGGCTATGAGTCATTTCAGGAGGCATTTTTCTGCAGGGTGGAGTGAGGGACAGGGGAGGGGAAGGTGAAAGTGGACTGACTGGGTGTGGCAGTGCTGCACACAAGCTACAAGACTGGGAAAAATGTCCACTAATGGCCTCACCCGAAACCTGCATTACTTTACAGATAAAACAGTGGAGCAACATCAGAGAATTTAGACATACCTGCCACACCCTAAGGCAGGTTTTGTGTGTGGACCTTGGAAATCATCCATACTTGGCACCTGTCTATCTAGTGATCTACTTAATTGGAGGCAGTTGTACCTTTTCTCTTGAAATCTGCAGCAAGAGTGTACCCCTTAAAGTAACAAAGATATCCATTTCCATCTTATATTCAGCCTCAGCATTTTTATTGGCATAGTCTTTGACCAGCAACTTGCTAGcaaagttataaagcagagtaaAAGTTGGTAACGTCTATGGTCCAGATGACTCATCCTGGTCACACACAGCTTACTGCAAATTCTTCTACAGGCTCTAAAaaataaaggtgtgtgtgtatgcagaCTGCATGCCCTTCAGGGTGTGTCTTCTGTCCACATTTGCTCAGAAAGTTGTGAAGTGTTTGTTTGCAGCCAAATATAGGTGTATCAaagacaagcttttttttttccttaatcgCATCAGAGAGACTATTTAAATCTCATAACCTGTACAAATGTTAGTGGGGTAATAAAGTCTTGACTTTGGACTATGCACACACAATAGTTTCTTGTAGCACTCTCTAATGTACTTGTGTATCTATGACTAacatggttgctaggttattacCTAAACTCCACCCATATTTGGATAACTTGTCATGGGTTTTTGAGGACTTTTTTTCCAAGGCTAAAGCCATGAAAGGGAGGTCCAGTGCAAATGGTTTAACATCTGTTGAATTTACGTCAGCTGATTAGCTATTCACTGTTGATATACTAGTATTACGTTGACATGAAACTAAATTTGGCCTAAGAAAAAGCCCAGCTTGTAGATGTGCTTACAGAATGCTGTTATAAAAAGGTAATCACTCTTACACTCATTTTTTACAGCTGCAAGCTATTATGGTGTGTTGTAATACTTAAGGCATCCAGAGTTAAGAGTTACTTGTTCAAAGGTCACACTTAGTAATAAAATGAGTTCTGCATTCGAATGTTCTACACTCACTGTGCTCCACAATATCATTCCAGAAatttgcataaaattaaaaataaaaaagagacacAAAATGCATGAATACTTACTTTGTCGATGAAGGAAGCGAAGCGGTTGTTGAGGGTCTTAATTTGCTCTTTCTCCTGAGTGCGGACAGCCTGAATTGTGGGGTCAATTTCCAGGTTGAGGGGGGCCAACAGGCTCTGGTTGACAGTTACAGCTGTGATAGGAGCCGCAACGAAGCCCATGCCTCCACCAAGACCTCCACCAAGACCACTTCCATAGCCTCCAcccatgctgctgctgctgaagcTGTAGCTGCCACCGGCACCGAAGCCTGGGCTGGCACCCACACCAGATCTCCTGACACTGGTCACTGAGCTCATCCTGGTAGAGCCGGCAGGTACTGCATAGGCTGACTGGCTGGTGTAGCCCTTCCTGATGGAGCCACCGCTGGAGTAGGTGATAGACCTGGTTGACATGATGCCTGTGTCTTTGAGTTGCTGAGAAGGAGGTACGAGAGTGCTCTCTGAGAGAGGAGTGAGTGGAGGAGGTTGCTCACAAAGGAGAGTCAAAGTCCCTCTGCGTGTCTCTCAGCAGCTGGCTGACCAATTTTATACACACTCTTGAGGGGGTGGAGCTGactgctctcacacacacacttgcacacatacgcactctcacacacaccctACCTGTTAGACAGGTACAGAGAGAAAGTGGTAAGATAAATGGTGTCACACCCAGCCTGGGGCTTTGCCCCAGGTGGAATGAGAAAATGCAAGGAGAGGCTTGAGACTTGAGGACAGGCATTCCAGTAGAAACTCTGAAAAAGACAGTGTAGCTCTCACCATCTGCAAGCGGGTGTGTTTCTGCCTCAGTATCTGGTTGGCTGGACAGCCGTAGAGAGCATGTTAacctctgctctttttatctggGTGGGGCGCGCAGCAACTCTTACATTAATGAAAGGCTTTTTTCCATCCACTTTTGCCAGCGTTTGGATCTGGCAGGGCATTTTTCCCCCTGAGCTGAACAGTTGCATTGTTGAGATTTACAAGGGAACAGGGAACAGAGTTTCCTTCTGTATTGATATTGgaaaatgtgcacacacacaattCTGCACAGTAATGCTAGCGGCTAACAAAGCTAATGTAGTTTATGGCTCTAAACTCCACCATATGTGTAAACATATGATTATGTATGGGGAGGGCTGCagtagtggaaagagtactgaaaaatcatagtAAAAATACCATTACATGCCTAAAAATCCagtgcgagtaaaagtatctgttgtaactgttactcaaagtatgagtaaaaagtagcttttttaaaagtactcaagagtagtaagtagtgagtattatgccttaaaaagctaatgcatttacatgtaatttacatgtgtgtaaacgtaacattctgtagtgcatttagttattgcccagcaggcacacaacatcataagatgttaatattaggttaaataTAGGTTGTGGTGACCTAAATTCAaagtctagccagcatctaaggatattgttattttgatgtccaataacgatgtcatAGGAAGTTAATATTTGGTggatttaggttgtgttggaaagcgaCATAAGTCCAATGtcgaaccaacatcttaaacaagtgtaaaataatgacatttattcattaggtATGGCAACCATAATCCAActtctgatagacatcataggggtaacatccacacaacatcaagctgtacatcattagacattgatatatGATTTTAGATTGGATGTTGAACCTTGACATCGACCTGACGTTGAGCTCTGACGTCAACctaattttcatttctaaacaaaatacaaCGTCCCCATTGCAATGGGGTACAACGTAAACCTATAgccatgttgacgtcttgtgccgtCTTGTGTGCGTTTAAGGttatttcggtcatcatacagaaaacatccgtcatcttctcatcagtgacatgcatctaagcAGTCTCTGGGTTAATGCGGGTAAAGATTTTTGACATCTTCTTTTAATTCTggcaaacagtttgctgcaattataaatggcccatgtcttgaggaagttcattatgatgtgatttaccttctatgtgcgatttgattggacaggaatcacaggactgatttgtCTAATccacatagacaagaaaaaataaagtagtgactgcaggttgaaggaaagtagtgaaataaaagtacaaatactgcactaaaaatgtactcaagggaaagtaaaagttgCTCTAACTTTAAACCATAGTATTTAATGACCACTGATAAGTTCCCACGCATAGTACACCCTGCATAGTCAGACAATTTCTCATTTCTCGTGCAAGTCAACACGAAATGGCAGCAGTTGGGTGTCACAGCCAGCACTGATGGGCATTTAATAGCATTACGCAATCGTCTACAACTATCATAGTATAAACCAGGTGTGAAAGGTGTGAGATTATGGTACAGCAATCATCACTTTGTATGGGTGTTTGAGATGAGTAATAAGCTCTAAATTTGCTTTCATGCACAAGCTCTTAAAAGGACGTCAGAAGTTGAAGGGAAGGAAAGGCAAGAAAATGCATGTCCGGGCTGGATCTCCGGGACATTGTGGAGAAGCTTTACTGTAGCAAACTATTACACTAATCAGACAGGGCTTGGCCAGGGGTTTGGCCAGTCAGAAGGAAGGTGCACAAGAGTTTTGgggcattatttatttgttattatgcaGTAAATGCATGTTTTATGTACTTAAAGTTTACCTGATTTGAAGTTAAGGTATGTTATGCAAATTTTCCAATGTGTATGTGCTAATGTGCTATTTGCTCCAGGTAACATTACAGGGTTTGGCAGCTTGGCATTCCTGTAATGCATTGAACACCCACATTTGCATTGCAATTGTATGTTATGAAACGAATATGTGAATTTCTAGGTTAAAACCTGCAGATGTTACTTAATGGAGCGTTTTTTCCCTCAAAATTCCTACATTTACAACATAtaattcatacatccacaacacaattcatattaataaaacacaattcaaaaatatccAATTTCAGTTAGTAAAttccaaaaattattaaaaataaccaaatccaaaataaaaaataaaaaaataaaaacacgatttaaaactacacaaatccaatttgtaaattccaTAAAaacgattcataaatgcacaaatccaatatGTTAATTCAAAcgcaattcaaaaatacacaaatgcaattcATTAATTCGAAACACAATTcatatataaacaaatgcaatttgtaaattcaaaacacaattcataaatacacaaatctaaattgtaaattctaaaaaatataataaaaaatgcacaaatcccaTTCGAAAATTGAAAACATGatgcaaaaatacacaaatccaatttcaaaattcaaaacacaattcaaaattacacaaatccaattcataaatttaaaaaaatgattttaaaaacgcACAATTCCAATTAGAAAATTGAAAcacgatgcaaaaaaaaaaaagacaaatccaattcgtaaattcaaaacactttattaatcagaggtcgccacagcgaaatggaccgccaacttatccgccatatgttttacacagcggatgctcttccagctgcaatccttAATTGAaatcacaattcaaaaatacacaaattcacttaatttaattaaaatatttctaatattttcttatgagttgtttgttgtatttatagattgtgaTTTGAGTTTACAATTGGATTTTGTCAATGAGTTATGCTGTGCATGTTTGAATATTTATGTTGTaactgtattatttttgagaccgatctggctccataaaattataattaacaaaacataaaagcatgtatggatatgcacataaaatagCATTGATCTATGCATTAAGTGACATGTTGGATGAAGAGAGATAAAGATCTGGAGCATCTGAGACATTCCTAGTTGAACTGGTGACAGCAATGGACACACCCTTTATTAGGATCATAAACTGATTAAACTACAATAAACCTCTAAAATTATCATTTGGAAATCTACAAACTTCTGGATCACTATTGGATCCACACTTAAATACCTTTCCCGCACTGCAGTTTTATTTCAACATGAGTAGTTCAGATCTAAAAATTCACATTCATCACAAACAGACTGAGGTATGTGGACAGGCCACCTGTCAGTCACGAGGGTGGAATCATTTTCAGATGAGCATCGTATTTGCAGATCAAACATTAGCAGTAAAGAACAGGACATCGTCTGACATGTTTTTAATGGCTCCCAATGGTCTTGATCTGATAAAAGAGCAGCCATATTCTTGTTTTAAATCTAACTCCATTTAACTCCAGACACACTAGTATCTCTAAAGGTGATTAATAAGATAAACATACAAAACATCTGTGtgctttttaaaagcattcaaaaCAAAAGTCAACTAAACAAAAACTGCTGAGCAGCACATTCattaactttaatttttaataatgtatgGGGGATGGggtgtttgtttgttattgttttcCATTGTCGTATTCATAGACGATGCATTCAATATTTCCATTTCAAAACACTTTGAAAAGaacttattattttagttttcacGTCAAGCATTTTTAGGTTGTAGCGACATCAAGAAGTAATTCAAAACAATGCAGTAAGGTTTTTAAAATCTTTGAAACCAATCTCAAGAATTTACCATTAAGACAATCTACTGCTAAATGTTGCACACCAGGATTTACGTGTCTTTTAGAAAATTGCCTGAGGGACTTTGCTGTGGTATGTGTGTGCTTTTAAGCACCTTTAGAGCTACCGGGCCAGAATCAGCAGGTTTTTACTGTGAAGCCAATATTCAAATCTTTTAGAGCGTATGTCTTGATTTCTATTCTAAGATTTCAAATGAACGAAACTAGTCTGGTCTGGATTTCCAGATTACGCAAGATGGACTGAAGCCCACTCCTGTGATGAGCTACTGCACCCGTCTCAGTTCAGCACGATTGGCCTTCTTAGGAagcaatgaataaaaaaaaccctACAGACATTCCTGCTATTGTCATACCTTTTCTTTTGAAGGTTACAATGATGTTCTGTTCCAAATATTTAATGCACAAACTGTAACGCTAAAGAAAATGagacctaaaaaaataaatgcgaGCAACACCTCTGCAAAAGTGCACTATAAATGCATGTGCACAGGCAAGCCTTTTATTTCCAACACTCATCACAACCATCAGTCTAATAGGTGGATCCAGAAACACCCTAAAAGTTTTCATGCAACATAAAAATTAGATGGACATTTTCTGTTTGAGGTTGCTTGAATTAAAATGTGCTGTATGTAAGAATTGTCATGTATAATGAACTTTTTAAGTCAAAGTGTGTACAGCTTGAAttgaaaaaaacacatacaatttTATAGACTTTTCAAGACttcctacactcaaaaaattgctgcttgtttaaactaattGAAGCTGAAACAACAATTCCTGATGTGTTTTTAgaaaactttattgttttatgttccacccacttaaattagtaaaaactaatgttaacttaactccttcttgttgtcccaacacaaatcgattgggTGGAACACAGcactttttacagtttttaaagttTGTATAGCCCGTATGCTAATTTTGTTCTGAAGGACTTAGTGGTGCCTTACCTACTGTTTTggtttttaatgcattattttattatgaagagGAAAGCAAAcagcacatatttacattttgACATAAATCTGGCATCTGGATGTTCACTATcagtattcatatatatatatatatatatatatatatatatatatatatatatatatatatatatatatatatatatatatatatatatatatatatatatatatatatatatatatatatatataactttatgtaacttttttttttacttttaatcaaAGTAAGTATACTGGGGCACTGAATCACATTCAGTCTCTTGGATGTTACATGCTCAGAAGTGCAAGCATGAGAAATAAGTTTCTGACTGCAGTTCACTTAATGGCCACCGGTGTCACGTAtaacagttcattcattcattcattctttcattcattcattcattcattcattttctttttggcttagtctctttattattcaggggtcgccacagcggaatgaactgccaaattatccagcatatgttttacgcaggggatgctacccaacactgggaaacacccatacattctcccattcacacactatggccaatttagcttatttaattcacctatacccgcATGCCTTTTGGCCTTGTCGGGGATGCCCCACTAATAACAAGAGTATCCCAATTTTACATAAAGCCAaagcatctttttttttacaaaaatgaatTTTTGATCATTTTTGCCTTCATTGTGAATGGACAGTACACAGGCAGGAAGCAAAGTTGTAGAGATGCTAGTTTTAGAGAATTGTTAGCCTATAAAGcatattaaatacatgtattcaaagtattttaacatcagctacaaacatatatatatatatatatatatatgtatatatatatattgtctcaATTATAGAGATTAAATGTGCATATTCAAGTATGGGACTTGAACTTGGGACACCTACAGTATGCCAGTTTATATGTCACATGTTTGCCACTAGAGGGAGtgaattcacaacaaacaaagctgCAGCTTTGCTGATACTGTGACTGAGTGTGCAATCATGGGAGTTGTCATCTTTATTACATTCTATGAGACTCGTGCAGAAATTATGTTCAAAGATTAGCTAAAATGTTCTAAAAATTATCATGGTCCATGTCACTAATTAATAATGGTTTCTTCTTTcattttgaacattcttcaaCAGTGTTGgcgaaagttacttttgaaagtaattcattacaatattgagttactccccccaaaaaagtaactagttatgTAACTTAGTTATATATCTTACTTGTTATGGTACATAAGTAATGCattatgttacttttgagttacttttgcgttactttttattAACTGGCTGAGGCTTTGTCGCTgttagaactttttttttctttctcttttaaatgGAGAAGCTCTGCAGTTAACATTGTCCATTGAGACTGTAAtgcccttttccttttctttgacgcattttaaataatgaacacattctgaTTGACTGTGTGATTCATTGTGACAactttcattttacttcagcaatttattttcattcattcattcattttcttttcgctaagtccctttattaatccggggtcaccacagcggaataaaccgcaaacttatccagcacatgttttacacagcggatgcccttccagctgcaacccatctctgggaaacatccatacacactcgtacactttggacaatttagcttacctaattcacctgtaccacatgtctttggactgtgaggaaaaccagagcacctggaggaaacccacacgaacgcagggagaacatgcaaacttcacacagaaat is drawn from Danio rerio strain Tuebingen ecotype United States chromosome 6, GRCz12tu, whole genome shotgun sequence and contains these coding sequences:
- the krt4 gene encoding keratin, type II cytoskeletal 4, encoding MSTRSITYSSGGSIRKGYTSQSAYAVPAGSTRMSSVTSVRRSGVGASPGFGAGGSYSFSSSSMGGGYGSGLGGGLGGGMGFVAAPITAVTVNQSLLAPLNLEIDPTIQAVRTQEKEQIKTLNNRFASFIDKVRFLEQQNKMLETKWSLLQEQTTTRSNIDAMFEAYISNLRRQLDGLGNEKMKLEGELKNMQGLVEDFKNKYEDEINKRASVENEFVLLKKDVDAAYMNKVELEAKVDALQDEINFLRAVYEAELRELQSQIKDTSVVVEMDNSRNLDMDSIVAEVRAQYEDIANRSRAEAESWYKQKFEEMQSTAGQYGDDLRSTKAEIAELNRMIARLQNEIDAVKAQRANLEAQIAEAEERGELAVKDAKLRIRELEEALQRAKQDMARQVREYQELMNVKLALDIEIATYRKLLEGEESRLSSGGAQATIHVQQTSGGVSSGYGGSGSGFGYSGGFSSGGSGYGSGSGFGSGSGYGGGSISKTSVTTVSSKRY